The genomic DNA aactcatttttattaattaattaactttagcttaagactgattttcattaaacaaatttaactactaagctatgcaatcaaccaaaatccaaatcaaactttTGCATAATCACAAGTATACAAATTTTACACTTTCaccgagtttaacacaccactcgactaacacaacgcgtcgcaaaaCGGTCTATCGTGCTGAGGTCAGGGAATCCTAGACTGAAAAGGGTCAGTGAGATACTTCAGGGTCAAAgctacggaaactaattctatagagaaaaatcaaggtaagacgagtacaaatcttagaattcaaggagtataatagcaaaatagtttcagcagacaaggcttagagagaagaagacctaaaactcaaccagttctatctaggctttcgtcctacagtcgatatagctctgataccactctgtaacacccggtttacaaaaggacataaaccgagcaatcatatacgtgccaggatcaagtcacacgtatatacaacagaatgaacagtatatcacagcacatatcacgtaaaaagatataataaagcgagtacgaatgttatttattacattaatgacaaaatatctGATACAAATATGCAGAAGCGTAAAACAGTACGAAACTCTAAAtatgggcgccacagggacgtcgactgggagacgaccgcctagaagtccttgtactcctggtagctccgggtgaactcctccgtgTCGCCGAgaattgagcagcagtagggtgtccccaaagagaacaagaggaaaagagtagagtaggcaagagtgagtacacaacttgtactcaacaagtataacacaaactatgaggctctaaggttggctgactcaactacattagcttttaatcttggcaaaattttattaaagataattactacaagtggatgaattaccataaacccagttacatagaaattaatcaaaattaattatgaactactgaggaccaaaccaaaccaaaccacccggggaacccactaatcaaaggaagataaccccactaatcaaaaggaggatttgggccgctcatgaccgtgagcacggctagtataccagttttacactctgcagaggttgcacatctttacccatatgtcgtgagctacgctagttgttcatcacacttccgtaggtgagatgactagcaaacacactacgaggcctttacaaagaatctcgttggtaaggagtaaccgcgagggttggatcggcgacgatggagcaggtctagtgggtgtCAAGACAcaaaagcacagacgaggccactcagtacgagggcaatagaagcttaccacccttgccccacaggtaagttactccaaatagaaaagacctaattagtaagccaagaccgtcccattccagtcttgtggtagcgttgttgtcccaggttgtcgctctatgaaccagtccttatggagagtggccaacccagcaataagcaccatgctggccccctaaaccatgtttctagaaaaaccaatttttaacgagacgtgagccactcaagcgggccactcccagaattaagttgcatataccattaatcaaattaattaaaaaggaccaagtgtgttatagcgcagcaacctagcacaactaaccaaaatgcaacccaagggatatatatatgaaggatataaagtggctagtaaagtccttataggcatacaatatttacatgcagtatgaaattgtatttaaaaggtgataggtgttgttcatgttatacttgccttcctcaaaattctcctgctgctcaaactgctatgaagacggtggctgctccgggtactggtactcctccgaagggtcaatgtctactcacgatcgtaatgccaaaacaagtccagcacatacacatacatgcaaacaaaggcaaacactaagaaacggtataacaatacataaaaatagcaaacaaaactaagctaagactattctactagcactttagaactcaagctaaggtatgggctagtggattctattggcccgagatgcatgaagacacgaaaagatttgtttcgacgtgtccggaatgccaaaggacgggaatatctcgcaaaggaatgccatgccattgaactacaacttgcaaatagatctatttgatgtctggggaattgatttcatgggaccatttgtgaactcacatggatttgagcatatattggtgatggtggactatgtttcaaagtgggttgaagctatgccatgccggaaggcatcaacggaggagtccataaacatgattaaatcggtaatcttccctcgatatggcgtcccaAGAATATTGACAAGCGACgaaggaacacacttcacgggcaaagactttggtaaatgcttgaagaaattgggaattgaacatagagtgtccacggcttatcaaccccaaacaaacggacaagcggaaacttcaaacaagcaattgaaggatattttaaagaagaccgtggtaaaaggaggaaaagattggtcgaagagactagatggtgcactatgggcatatcgtacggcacacaaaaccccgattggtacgactccttatcaatttgtttatggaaaaacatgccacttgccggttgaactagaacataaggcgtattgggcgatgaaggagatgaactttgatgcggaagccgctggaattaaaaggagaattcaaataagcgaattggaggagttaagattgaaagcgtacaatagtgcatcaatttacaaagaaaggatgaagaggtggtacgacaaacgattacaaaacaaggaattcaaagaaggagacaaggtcctactctacaattcaagattcaaactctttggcaaaggaaaattacaaagcaaatgggatggaccatacgtcgtacactcggtttcacccacgggagcggtgacaatcatggatgcgaaaggcgaccagtatgtggtgaacggacagcgactaaaggtattcttggagcccgacgtcgtgccccttcattacattgacatatacaccatggatgaggaaccggaacgtcaagcctaatgACGTTAAGCAATGTAAGTTTGTACAtactctcttttagattttattttcgtagttttGTTTCTATTCTGGATGAACTTtaagt from Panicum virgatum strain AP13 chromosome 7N, P.virgatum_v5, whole genome shotgun sequence includes the following:
- the LOC120683014 gene encoding uncharacterized protein LOC120683014, producing EHRVSTAYQPQTNGQAETSNKQLKDILKKTVVKGGKDWSKRLDGALWAYRTAHKTPIGTTPYQFVYGKTCHLPVELEHKAYWAMKEMNFDAEAAGIKRRIQISELEELRLKAYNSASIYKERMKRWYDKRLQNKEFKEGDKVLLYNSRFKLFGKGKLQSKWDGPYVVHSVSPTGAVTIMDAKGDQYVVNGQR